The Diospyros lotus cultivar Yz01 chromosome 15, ASM1463336v1, whole genome shotgun sequence genome has a window encoding:
- the LOC127791705 gene encoding uncharacterized protein LOC127791705 produces the protein MDARRGRGRGRPSARGRGHLVPTPEVQATGAGEQRQPGPPDMQETLAGILRAVDVLAASQLRQERRHDDRTATAQASHSGTSGTGDGSGATVLRDFMALRPPEFSGGADATVAEDWLLAVEKHLRSIDCAEAHRVRLGTFLLRGDAERWWETTRQRYGDGGPSWAQFVEAFNETYVPAWIREQKVFEFIELQQGSKTVTHKFQRGLRPEIRHAMAGIEAPDFPTAVQRAHAVERDRLEARAEQLVLKGAGSSSKKRKWDAGSQSSGFPQCRQCGQRHQGQCRERGHRANRCTQPAQSGGPRTGGVGPRPAQRQSAPRAQGSGAPLPLPAAQRPGPTERVQMQGQAFAVSATEAAESSDIVQVLFVRKKDRSMRLCIDYRQLNQVTIKNKYPLPRVDDLLDQLRGASMFSKIDLRSGYHQVRVRDEDIAKTAFRTRYGHYEFVVMPFGLTNAPAVFMDLMNRVFKEYLDSFVIVFIDDILIYSPSPETHEAHLSVVLQKLRDEQLYAKFSKCEFWQTRVVFLGHVVSGEGISVDPEKTRAVMDWPRPMTVTEIRSFLGLAGYYRRFIEGFARLASPLTKLTRKGTRFIWDESCERSFQELKRRLTSAPSEGQWFAIVSWTDLCAEGQ, from the exons atggacgcacgacgtgggcgaggtcgtggtagaccgtCGGCACGAGGTAGAGGACACCTTGTCCCTACTCCGGAGGTTCAGGCTACAGGTGCGGGAGAGCAGAGACAGCCAGGGCCACCAGATATGCAGGAGACATTAGCGGGTATTTTACGAGCTGTAGATGTACTGGCAGCATCTCAGTTGCGACAGGAGCGCAGACATGATGAtaggaccgctacggcccaGGCGTCGCATTCAGGTACGTCGGGAACAGGGGACGGTTCAGGTGCTACAGTGCTTAGAGATTTTATGGCCCTGCgaccaccagagtttagtggaggcgctGATGCGACGGTGGCTGAGGATTGGTTACTAGCGGTGGAGAAGCATTTGAGATCCATAGACTGTGCAGAGGCCCACAGAGTTCGGCTGGGGACTTTTTTGTTACGAGGTGACGCCGAGcggtggtgggagaccaccagacagaGATATGGCGATGGAGGTCCGTCATGGGCACAGTTCGTCGAGGCGTTCAATGAGACCTATGTACCAGCTTGGatcagagagcagaaggtgtttGAGTTCATTGAGTTACAACAGGGCAGTAAGACAGTTACGCA caagtttcagagggggtTACGACCAGAGATCCGTCATGCCATGGCTGGTATTGAGGCCCCTGACTTCCCTACGGCTGTTCAGCGAGCCCACGCGGTGGAGAGGGATCGATTGGAGGCCCGAGCAGAGCAGTTAGTCTTGAAGGGTGCAGGGAGCAGcagtaagaagaggaagtgggatgcAGGCAGCCAGAGTTCGGGATTTCCACAGTGCCGGCAGTGCGGGCAGAGACACCAGGGGCAGTGTCGGGAG AGGGGCCACCGAGCGAACAGGTGCACCCAGCCAGCACAGAGTGGAGGGCCACGGACTGGAGGTGTGGGGCCCAGACCAGCTCAGAGACAGTCTGCACCTAGGGCGCAGGGTTCAGGAGCGCCATTACCTCTTCCAGCAGCACAGCGCCCAGGACCTACAGAGAGAGTTCAGATGCAGGGACAGGCATTTGCAGTGTCAGCGACCGAGGCAGCTGAGAGCAGTGATATAGTGCAAG tattatttgtgcgcaaGAAGGACAGGTCTATGCGACTTTGTATAGAttaccgacagcttaatcaggtaacaatcaagaataagtaccccctaccccgtgtggatgatttactggatcagttgcgtggtgcatcgatgttttccaagatagatttgcggtcaggttatcatcaggtgcgagtcagagatgaggatattgcaaagaccgcatttcgcacgcgttacggccattatgaatttgtggtcatgccatttgggctgaccaatgcacctgcagtgttcatggatctgatgaatagggtattcaaggaatatttggattcttttgtcatagttttcattgacgacatcctaatttactcaccgagccctgagacacacgaggcacatctgagcgtggttctgcagaagctcagagatgagcagttatatgccaagttttcgaaatgtgagttttggcagacccgagtggtattcttgggacacgtggtctcaggagagggtatctcagtagacccagagaagactagagccgtgatggattggccgagaccgatgacagtgacagagattcggagttttcttggccttgccggaTATTATCGACGATTCATAGAGGGTTTTGCACGGCTTGCATCTCCCCTGACGAAGCTGACAAGGAAGGGCACcagatttatttgggatgaGTCTTGCGAGAGATCATTCCAGGAGTTGAAGCGGCGGttgacttcggcgcca TCAGAGGGACAATGGTTTGCTATTGTTTCGTGGACGGATCTGTGTGCCGAGGgacagtga
- the LOC127792125 gene encoding 1-aminocyclopropane-1-carboxylate oxidase-like, with translation MENFPVINMEKMNGEERAATMGLINEACENWGFFELVNHGIPPEIMDTVERLTKEHYKKCMEQRFKELVASQALEGVQAEVTDMDWESTYFLRHLPQSNISELPDLGEEYRRVMKDFAERLEKLAEYLLDLLCENLGLEKGYLKKAFYGTKGPNFGTKVANYPPCPKADLIKGLRAHTDAGGIILLFQDDKVSGLQLLKDDQWIDVPPMKHSIVINLGDQLEVITNGKYKSVLHRVVAQTDGTRMSIASFYNPGNDAVIYPAPAVVEKEVQEKEVYPKFVFDDYMKLYAALKFQAKEPRFEAMKAVEANVNLGPIATV, from the exons ATGGAGAACTTCCCAGTGATTAACATGGAGAAGATGAATGGAGAAGAGAGGGCAGCCACCATGGGGCTCATCAACGAGGCCTGTGAGAACTGGGGCTTCTTTGAG TTGGTGAACCATGGAATTCCTCCGGAGATAATGGACACAGTGGAGAGATTGACAAAAGAGCACTACAAGAAGTGCATGGAGCAGAGGTTCAAGGAGCTGGTGGCAAGCCAGGCTCTAGAGGGGGTCCAAGCTGAGGTTACAGACATGGATTGGGAAAGCACCTACTTCTTGCGCCATCTCCCCCAGTCCAACATCTCAGAACTACCCGATCTCGGCGAGGAATACAG GAGGGTCATGAAGGATTTTGCTGAAAGGTTAGAGAAGCTCGCAGAGTATCTCCTGGACTTGCTATGCGAAAACCTTGGACTAGAGAAAGGATACCTAAAGAAGGCCTTCTATGGAACAAAGGGTCCTAATTTTGGCACCAAGGTTGCCAACTACCCGCCGTGTCCTAAGGCAGACCTGATCAAGGGGCTGAGAGCTCACACTGATGCTGGTGGCATCATCCTCCTCTTCCAGGATGACAAGGTCAGTGGTCTCCAGCTCCTCAAGGACGACCAGTGGATCGATGTCCCCCCAATGAAACATTCCATCGTGATCAACCTTGGCGACCAGCTTGAG GTGATAACCAATGGCAAGTACAAGAGCGTGCTTCACCGAGTGGTGGCACAAACAGATGGCACCCGGATGTCAATAGCTTCTTTCTACAACCCTGGCAATGATGCTGTTATCTATCCAGCACCAGCAGTGGTTGAGAAAGAAGTACAGGAGAAGGAGGTTTACCCGAAATTCGTGTTCGATGACTACATGAAGCTGTATGCTGCCCTGAAGTTCCAGGCCAAGGAGCCAAGGTTTGAAGCCATGAAAGCCGTGGAAGCTAATGTAAATCTTGGTCCCATTGCAACAGTTTAA
- the LOC127792124 gene encoding 1-aminocyclopropane-1-carboxylate oxidase: protein MESFPVINMEKMNGEERAATMGLINDACENWGFFELVNHGIPPELMDTVERLTKEHYKMCMEQRFKELVASKALEGIQAEVTDMDWESTYFLRHLPQSNISELPDLDEEYRRVMKDFAERLEKLAEYLLDLLCENLGLEKGYLKKAFYGTKGPNFGTKVANYPPCPKADLIKGLRAHTDAGGIILLFQDDKVSGLQLLKDDQWIDVPPMKHSIVINLGDQLEVITNGKYKSVLHRVVAQTDGTRMSIASFYNPGNDAVIYPAPALVEKEVQEKEVYPKFVFDDYMKLYAALKFQAKEPRFEAMKAVEANVNLGPIATV from the exons aTGGAGAGCTTCCCAGTGATTAACATGGAGAAGATGAATGGAGAAGAGAGGGCAGCCACCATGGGCCTCATCAACGATGCCTGTGAGAACTGGGGCTTCTTTGAG TTGGTGAACCACGGAATTCCTCCGGAGCTAATGGACACAGTGGAGAGATTGACAAAAGAGCACTACAAGATGTGTATGGAGCAGAGGTTCAAGGAGCTGGTGGCAAGCAAGGCTCTAGAGGGGATCCAAGCTGAGGTTACTGACATGGATTGGGAAAGTACCTACTTCTTGCGCCATCTCCCCCAGTCCAACATCTCAGAACTACCCGACCTCGACGAGGAATACAG GAGGGTCATGAAGGATTTTGCTGAAAGGTTAGAGAAGCTAGCAGAGTATCTCCTGGACTTGCTATGTGAAAACCTTGGACTAGAGAAAGGATACTTAAAGAAGGCCTTCTATGGAACAAAGGGTCCTAATTTTGGCACCAAGGTTGCCAACTACCCGCCGTGTCCTAAGGCAGACCTGATCAAGGGGCTGAGAGCTCACACTGATGCTGGTGGCATCATCCTTCTCTTCCAGGATGACAAGGTCAGTGGTCTCCAGCTCCTCAAGGACGACCAGTGGATCGATGTCCCCCCAATGAAACATTCCATCGTCATCAACCTTGGCGACCAGCTTGAG GTGATAACCAATGGCAAGTACAAGAGTGTGCTTCACCGTGTGGTGGCACAAACAGATGGCACCCGGATGTCAATAGCTTCTTTCTACAACCCTGGCAATGATGCTGTTATCTATCCAGCACCAGCACTGGTTGAGAAAGAAGTACAGGAGAAGGAAGTTTACCCGAAATTCGTGTTCGATGACTACATGAAGCTGTATGCTGCCCTGAAGTTCCAGGCCAAGGAGCCAAGGTTTGAAGCCATGAAAGCCGTGGAAGCTAATGTCAATCTAGGTCCCATTGCAACAGTTTAA